Proteins found in one Lates calcarifer isolate ASB-BC8 linkage group LG8, TLL_Latcal_v3, whole genome shotgun sequence genomic segment:
- the gpr151 gene encoding G-protein coupled receptor 151, translated as MDKLSENNATVLNSSIDKWSFNQRGSFQHLDPGELRVLLPAILGVICVLGVACNLTAMVILFSNAHKGKLSLINSLIFNLMFADGLVLMFTMPFRAASYSKASWNLGWVVCKTADWFLQSCMAAKSFTVAVMAKACYRYVSNPTKQVSIHLGSILVVLFFIWLFACSVTIPHWLFATLQREIHGVVCVLMVPPEARDFMTVYVKAYPLGVYCAPLSFALMYFWKAYGQCQRRSSKTQNLRTQIRSRKLTLMLFSLTVAMAILWLPHWVVWVWERHIAEKEIEGAQPLLSSPPLFLTLSAQLLTFSLSLVNPLIILSLSEEFREGYRGLWRRLTLRKQPPPKPKPGPHNPTVLQTPCPRPETSGQLREERNFRSSSSHQAPSIDAQPQVEQGGGRGGGGGGGGREIDKVSLKDGIVLPDVEQFWHERETGSNAEENDPVPWEHQSNEGK; from the coding sequence ATGGATAAGCTGAGTGAGAACAATGCGACTGTGCTGAACAGCTCCATAGACAAGTGGTCATTCAATCAACGTGGCTCATTCCAACACCTGGACCCCGGGGAGCTGAGGGTCCTGCTGCCGGCTATCCTGGGAGTCATCTGCGTCTTGGGTGTGGCTTGTAATCTCACCGCGATGGTCATCTTGTTCTCAAATGCACACAAAGGCAAACTGTCCCTCATCAACTCCCTCATCTTCAACCTGATGTTTGCTGACGGGCTGGTGCTCATGTTCACGATGCCTTTCAGGGCTGCTTCCTACTCCAAAGCCAGCTGGAATCTGGGCTGGGTGGTGTGCAAGACGGCCGACTGGTTCCTCCAGTCCTGCATGGCTGCGAAGAGCTTCACAGTGGCAGTCATGGCCAAGGCTTGCTACCGGTACGTGTCCAACCCCACCAAGCAAGTGAGCATCCACCTGGGCTCCATCCTGGTGGTGCTCTTCTTCATCTGGCTGTTCGCCTGCTCTGTCACCATCCCTCACTGGCTGTTTGCTACGCTGCAGAGAGAGATCCatggggtggtgtgtgtgttgatggttCCTCCTGAAGCCCGGGATTTCATGACGGTGTACGTCAAGGCATACCCCCTGGGGGTGTACTGTGCACCTCTCAGCTTTGCCCTGATGTATTTCTGGAAGGCTTATGGCCAGTGCCAGCGCCGCTCCAGTAAGACTCAGAATCTGCGTACACAGATCAGATCCAGGAAGCTCACCTTGATGttgttcagtctgactgtggCAATGGCTATTCTCTGGCTTCCTCACTGGGTGGTGTGGGTTTGGGAGCGTCATATAGCAGAGAAAGAAATTGAAGGAGctcagcctctcctctcctctcctccacttttTCTAACCCTCTCAGCTCAGCTGCTCACCTTCTCCCTGTCGCTGGTGAACCCTTTAATCATCCTCTCTTTATCTGAGGAGTTCAGAGAGGGCTACAGGGGGCTGTGGAGGCGCCTCACCCTGCGCAAACAACCTCCACCAAAGCCAAAGCCGGGACCTCACAACCCTACCGTTCTCCAGACGCCTTGCCCCAGACCAGAGACCTCAGGccagctgagggaggagaggaactTTCGATCGAGTTCCAGCCACCAGGCTCCCAGCATAGATGCTCAACCCCAGGTGGAAcaaggtggaggaagaggaggaggaggaggaggaggagggagagaaatagaCAAGGTGAGCCTCAAAGATGGGATTGTCTTGCCTGACGTGGAGCAGTTCTGGCACGAGAGGGAGACAGGATCTAACGCAGAGGAAAATGATCCTGTGCCGTGGGAGCATCAGAGCAACGAGGGAAAATAA
- the ppp2r2ba gene encoding serine/threonine-protein phosphatase 2A 55 kDa regulatory subunit B beta isoform isoform X3, translating to MYVFEEERKSYLKADIISTVEFNSSGELLATGDKGGRVVVFQREQESKSQPQRRGEYNVYSTFQSHEPEFDYLKSLEIEEKINKIKWLPQQNAAYFLLSTNDKTVKLWKISERDKRPEGYNLKDDDGRIRDPSTITSLRVPVLQPMDLMVEATARRVFSNAHTYHINSISVNSDLQTFISTDDLRVNLWNLEITDRSFNIVDIKPANMEELTEVITSAEFHPQQCHTFAYSSSKGSIRLCDMRQAALCDKHCKYFEEPEDPSTRSFFSEIISSISDVKFSHNGRYLMTRDYLTVKVWDLQMENKPLETYQVHDYLRGKLCSLYENDCIFDKFECVWNGSDSVIMTGSYNNFFRMFDRNTKRDVTLEASRENSKPRAILKPRKVCVGGKRRKDEISVDSLDFSKKILHTTWHPHENIIAVAATNNLYIFQDKVN from the exons ATGTATGTCTttgaggaagagaggaaaagctACCTTAAGG CTGACATTATCTCAACGGTGGAGTTTAACTCATCGGGGGAGCTGTTGGCCACCGGGGATAAAGGAGGCAGAGTGGTTGTCTTCCAGAGGGAGCAGGAG AGTAAAAGCCAGCCCCAGCGACGAGGGGAATACAATGTTTACAGCACATTCCAGAGCCACGAGCCGGAGTTTGACTACCTGAAGAGTTTGGAGATTGAGGAGAAGATCAACAAGATCAAATGGCTTCCTCAGCAGAACGCCGCCTACTTCCTGCTGTCCACCAACG ACAAGACAGTGAAGCTGTGGAAGATCAGCGAGAGAGATAAGCGTCCGGAGGGCTACAACCTGAAGGATGACGACGGACGGATCAGAGACCCGTCGACCATCACCTCGCTACGG GTGCCTGTGCTGCAGCCCATGGACTTGATGGttgaagctacagccaggcgTGTATTCAGCAACGCTCACACCTACCACATCAACTCCATCTCTGTCAACTCTGACCTTCAGACATTCATCTCCACTGACGACCTCAGGGTGAACCTGTGGAACCTGGAGATCACTGACCGCAGCTTCA ACATTGTGGACATCAAACCAGCCAACATGGAGGAGCTGACGGAGGTGATCACCTCAGCTGAGTTTCACCCCCAGCAGTGTCACACCTTCgcctacagcagcagcaagggCTCGATACGCCTCTGTGACATGAGACAGGCTGCGCTCTGTGACAAGCACTGCAAAT ACTTTGAGGAGCCGGAGGATCCGTCCACTCGctcctttttctctgaaatCATCTCATCCATCTCAGACGTGAAGTTCAGCCACAATGGGCGCTACCTGATGACAAGGGACTACCTCACTGTCAAGGTGTGGGACCTTCAAATGGAGAACAAACCGCTGGAGACATACCAG gttcaTGACTATTTACGGGGCAAACTTTGTTCTCTGTATGAGAATGACTGCATCTTTGACAAGTTTGAGTGTGTCTGGAATGGATCAGACAG TGTCATAATGACCGGCTCCTATAACAACTTCTTCCGAATGTTTGACCGGAACACCAAACGTGACGTCACACTGGAAGCATCCAGAGAAAATAGCAAACCCAGAGCCATTCTCAAGCCTCGCAAG gtgtgtgtaggtgggaAGCGCCGTAAGGATGAGATCAGTGTAGACAGCTTAGACTTCAGCAAGAAGATCCTTCACACCACGTGGCACCCACATGAGAACATCATTGCTGTAGCTGCCACCAACAACCTCTACATCTTCCAAGACAAGGTCAACTAA
- the ppp2r2ba gene encoding serine/threonine-protein phosphatase 2A 55 kDa regulatory subunit B beta isoform isoform X1 produces MKCFSRYLPYLFRPPSTILSSTCHTEADIISTVEFNSSGELLATGDKGGRVVVFQREQESKSQPQRRGEYNVYSTFQSHEPEFDYLKSLEIEEKINKIKWLPQQNAAYFLLSTNDKTVKLWKISERDKRPEGYNLKDDDGRIRDPSTITSLRVPVLQPMDLMVEATARRVFSNAHTYHINSISVNSDLQTFISTDDLRVNLWNLEITDRSFNIVDIKPANMEELTEVITSAEFHPQQCHTFAYSSSKGSIRLCDMRQAALCDKHCKYFEEPEDPSTRSFFSEIISSISDVKFSHNGRYLMTRDYLTVKVWDLQMENKPLETYQVHDYLRGKLCSLYENDCIFDKFECVWNGSDSVIMTGSYNNFFRMFDRNTKRDVTLEASRENSKPRAILKPRKVCVGGKRRKDEISVDSLDFSKKILHTTWHPHENIIAVAATNNLYIFQDKVN; encoded by the exons CTGACATTATCTCAACGGTGGAGTTTAACTCATCGGGGGAGCTGTTGGCCACCGGGGATAAAGGAGGCAGAGTGGTTGTCTTCCAGAGGGAGCAGGAG AGTAAAAGCCAGCCCCAGCGACGAGGGGAATACAATGTTTACAGCACATTCCAGAGCCACGAGCCGGAGTTTGACTACCTGAAGAGTTTGGAGATTGAGGAGAAGATCAACAAGATCAAATGGCTTCCTCAGCAGAACGCCGCCTACTTCCTGCTGTCCACCAACG ACAAGACAGTGAAGCTGTGGAAGATCAGCGAGAGAGATAAGCGTCCGGAGGGCTACAACCTGAAGGATGACGACGGACGGATCAGAGACCCGTCGACCATCACCTCGCTACGG GTGCCTGTGCTGCAGCCCATGGACTTGATGGttgaagctacagccaggcgTGTATTCAGCAACGCTCACACCTACCACATCAACTCCATCTCTGTCAACTCTGACCTTCAGACATTCATCTCCACTGACGACCTCAGGGTGAACCTGTGGAACCTGGAGATCACTGACCGCAGCTTCA ACATTGTGGACATCAAACCAGCCAACATGGAGGAGCTGACGGAGGTGATCACCTCAGCTGAGTTTCACCCCCAGCAGTGTCACACCTTCgcctacagcagcagcaagggCTCGATACGCCTCTGTGACATGAGACAGGCTGCGCTCTGTGACAAGCACTGCAAAT ACTTTGAGGAGCCGGAGGATCCGTCCACTCGctcctttttctctgaaatCATCTCATCCATCTCAGACGTGAAGTTCAGCCACAATGGGCGCTACCTGATGACAAGGGACTACCTCACTGTCAAGGTGTGGGACCTTCAAATGGAGAACAAACCGCTGGAGACATACCAG gttcaTGACTATTTACGGGGCAAACTTTGTTCTCTGTATGAGAATGACTGCATCTTTGACAAGTTTGAGTGTGTCTGGAATGGATCAGACAG TGTCATAATGACCGGCTCCTATAACAACTTCTTCCGAATGTTTGACCGGAACACCAAACGTGACGTCACACTGGAAGCATCCAGAGAAAATAGCAAACCCAGAGCCATTCTCAAGCCTCGCAAG gtgtgtgtaggtgggaAGCGCCGTAAGGATGAGATCAGTGTAGACAGCTTAGACTTCAGCAAGAAGATCCTTCACACCACGTGGCACCCACATGAGAACATCATTGCTGTAGCTGCCACCAACAACCTCTACATCTTCCAAGACAAGGTCAACTAA
- the ppp2r2ba gene encoding serine/threonine-protein phosphatase 2A 55 kDa regulatory subunit B beta isoform isoform X2, translating into MEEESDTRKINNSFLRDHNYATEADIISTVEFNSSGELLATGDKGGRVVVFQREQESKSQPQRRGEYNVYSTFQSHEPEFDYLKSLEIEEKINKIKWLPQQNAAYFLLSTNDKTVKLWKISERDKRPEGYNLKDDDGRIRDPSTITSLRVPVLQPMDLMVEATARRVFSNAHTYHINSISVNSDLQTFISTDDLRVNLWNLEITDRSFNIVDIKPANMEELTEVITSAEFHPQQCHTFAYSSSKGSIRLCDMRQAALCDKHCKYFEEPEDPSTRSFFSEIISSISDVKFSHNGRYLMTRDYLTVKVWDLQMENKPLETYQVHDYLRGKLCSLYENDCIFDKFECVWNGSDSVIMTGSYNNFFRMFDRNTKRDVTLEASRENSKPRAILKPRKVCVGGKRRKDEISVDSLDFSKKILHTTWHPHENIIAVAATNNLYIFQDKVN; encoded by the exons atggaggaggagagtgacaCCCGGAAAATCAACAACAGCTTCCTTCGCGACCACAACTATGCAACCGAAG CTGACATTATCTCAACGGTGGAGTTTAACTCATCGGGGGAGCTGTTGGCCACCGGGGATAAAGGAGGCAGAGTGGTTGTCTTCCAGAGGGAGCAGGAG AGTAAAAGCCAGCCCCAGCGACGAGGGGAATACAATGTTTACAGCACATTCCAGAGCCACGAGCCGGAGTTTGACTACCTGAAGAGTTTGGAGATTGAGGAGAAGATCAACAAGATCAAATGGCTTCCTCAGCAGAACGCCGCCTACTTCCTGCTGTCCACCAACG ACAAGACAGTGAAGCTGTGGAAGATCAGCGAGAGAGATAAGCGTCCGGAGGGCTACAACCTGAAGGATGACGACGGACGGATCAGAGACCCGTCGACCATCACCTCGCTACGG GTGCCTGTGCTGCAGCCCATGGACTTGATGGttgaagctacagccaggcgTGTATTCAGCAACGCTCACACCTACCACATCAACTCCATCTCTGTCAACTCTGACCTTCAGACATTCATCTCCACTGACGACCTCAGGGTGAACCTGTGGAACCTGGAGATCACTGACCGCAGCTTCA ACATTGTGGACATCAAACCAGCCAACATGGAGGAGCTGACGGAGGTGATCACCTCAGCTGAGTTTCACCCCCAGCAGTGTCACACCTTCgcctacagcagcagcaagggCTCGATACGCCTCTGTGACATGAGACAGGCTGCGCTCTGTGACAAGCACTGCAAAT ACTTTGAGGAGCCGGAGGATCCGTCCACTCGctcctttttctctgaaatCATCTCATCCATCTCAGACGTGAAGTTCAGCCACAATGGGCGCTACCTGATGACAAGGGACTACCTCACTGTCAAGGTGTGGGACCTTCAAATGGAGAACAAACCGCTGGAGACATACCAG gttcaTGACTATTTACGGGGCAAACTTTGTTCTCTGTATGAGAATGACTGCATCTTTGACAAGTTTGAGTGTGTCTGGAATGGATCAGACAG TGTCATAATGACCGGCTCCTATAACAACTTCTTCCGAATGTTTGACCGGAACACCAAACGTGACGTCACACTGGAAGCATCCAGAGAAAATAGCAAACCCAGAGCCATTCTCAAGCCTCGCAAG gtgtgtgtaggtgggaAGCGCCGTAAGGATGAGATCAGTGTAGACAGCTTAGACTTCAGCAAGAAGATCCTTCACACCACGTGGCACCCACATGAGAACATCATTGCTGTAGCTGCCACCAACAACCTCTACATCTTCCAAGACAAGGTCAACTAA